The uncultured Desulfobulbus sp. genome window below encodes:
- a CDS encoding PepSY domain-containing protein: MKKNIFLAVLTLSFTALSSASFASMMQNDALATPAPQIDLSRAVAIAEQATSGTATKAELEQYDDQWVYDVEVVQGKKVMDVTIDPKSGMVLSSKLDQADHEKEQECDEEHEQKD; this comes from the coding sequence ATGAAAAAGAATATCTTCCTCGCCGTCCTCACCCTGAGCTTCACCGCACTCTCCAGCGCCAGCTTTGCTAGCATGATGCAAAACGACGCCCTCGCCACGCCAGCACCCCAGATTGATCTTTCCCGGGCTGTAGCCATTGCAGAGCAAGCGACCAGCGGAACTGCAACCAAGGCAGAGCTGGAGCAATACGATGACCAGTGGGTCTATGATGTGGAGGTTGTTCAGGGGAAGAAGGTCATGGATGTCACCATTGATCCCAAATCCGGTATGGTGCTGTCCTCCAAGCTTGATCAAGCTGATCATGAGAAGGAACAGGAATGCGATGAGGAACATGAGCAAAAGGATTGA